One window of the Mixophyes fleayi isolate aMixFle1 chromosome 6, aMixFle1.hap1, whole genome shotgun sequence genome contains the following:
- the CH25H gene encoding cholesterol 25-hydroxylase: MNCSLEITISPRSYWGDQSRSVVLQPIWDYVTSKEQMIRSPLYPVIFSFTVYMAFCIPYLALDLLSHKIPALKKYQVQPKSRPSMGMILHCLAHTVYSHIVFIFPVTIAYWYWRPVHLPHVAPELHRFILDIIACLLLFDFQYFAWHLLHHKVPWLYKNFHKMHHKYTATFALATQYSSAWEMLSLGFFANVSPILLGCHPMTEMAVFIIHIYLSVEDHCGYDFPWATHRLIPFGICGGPNHHDLHHEKFVSNYAPYFTHWDKLFNTLARRTAK; the protein is encoded by the coding sequence ATGAACTGCAGCTTAGAGATAACAATCTCACCTCGCTCCTACTGGGGAGACCAGTCACGCTCAGTCGTGCTGCAGCCTATATGGGATTATGTCACATCGAAAGAACAGATGATTAGATCCCCTTTGTATCCAGTTATTTTCTCATTCACAGTCTATATGGCTTTCTGCATTCCCTACCTGGCACTGGACCTTCTAAGTCACAAAATACCTGCCTTGAAGAAGTACCAAGTGCAGCCAAAATCCAGACCCTCAATGGGCATGATACTGCACTGCTTGGCACACACTGTCTACAGTCACATAGTGTTCATCTTCCCAGTGACTATCGCCTACTGGTACTGGAGACCAGTACACTTGCCGCACGTGGCACCAGAACTGCATCGCTTTATACTGGATATCATTGCCTGCCTGCTGTTATTTGACTTCCAATATTTCGCCTGGCACTTGCTGCATCACAAGGTACCCTGGCTGTACAAAAACTTTCATAAGATGCATCACAAGTACACTGCCACCTTTGCTCTGGCAACACAATACTCCAGTGCCTGGGAGATGCTATCACTGGGGTTCTTTGCTAATGTCAGTCCAATATTGCTGGGTTGTCACCCGATGACTGAGATGGCTGTCTTCATCATCCATATTTACCTGTCTGTGGAGGACCACTGTGGCTATGACTTCCCCTGGGCTACACACAGGTTAATACCCTTTGGCATATGCGGAGGACCAAATCACCATGATCTCCATCACGAAAAATTTGTCTCTAACTATGCACCTTACTTCACCCATTGGGACAAACTATTCAATACACTAGCGCGGCGGACAGCTAAATAA